A part of Methanohalobium evestigatum Z-7303 genomic DNA contains:
- a CDS encoding sensor histidine kinase, which translates to MEGCEVSHRVNNSLQIISSIIGLQVDRLQDEKAIEVYEKVQDKIKMISIAHENLPNTNHDINLPNYIQEIIDYLADTYSHTLEKVNFDLNIEDIDLPIDTAIPLGIIAGELAYNCLNSESCGNSTVGIKLHTEQSNCVLTVNDGDCRLPEILDLNDNELCCMNLVGILTKQLDGQIETGRKIGSYVKITFKT; encoded by the coding sequence TCCCACAGAGTAAATAACAGTCTGCAAATCATTTCAAGCATCATAGGTCTGCAGGTCGACCGTTTGCAGGACGAGAAAGCGATAGAAGTTTACGAAAAGGTTCAGGATAAAATCAAGATGATATCTATCGCACATGAAAACCTTCCAAATACCAATCATGATATCAATCTGCCAAATTATATACAAGAAATCATTGATTATCTGGCGGATACATACAGCCATACTTTAGAGAAAGTAAATTTTGACTTGAACATTGAAGATATTGATTTGCCTATAGACACCGCAATACCACTGGGCATTATAGCAGGTGAGCTGGCTTATAATTGCCTCAATTCCGAATCATGCGGAAACAGTACAGTAGGGATAAAACTGCATACTGAACAAAGCAATTGTGTTCTGACAGTGAATGACGGTGACTGCAGATTGCCTGAAATCCTTGACCTTAATGATAATGAACTGTGTTGTATGAACCTTGTGGGTATCCTGACAAAACAGCTTGACGGTCAGATAGAAACAGGGAGAAAAATCGGTAGTTATGTGAAAATCACATTCAAAACCTGA